Proteins encoded by one window of Campylobacter concisus:
- the pheS gene encoding phenylalanine--tRNA ligase subunit alpha, with protein MQDFVNKIKNEISTLDDLEKVRVEIFGKKGILAQGFAKLKELGEDEKKEFAANLNKQRDELGALIEAKKAELSEQEIDNKMKKEAADITLFNEPVASGALHPVMATMDKIIEYFLALNFSLETGPLIEDDFHNFEALNLPKYHPARAMQDTFYLDDFRLLRTHTSPVQVRTMLNQKPPIRMIAPGTVFRRDMDLTHTPMFHQVEALVVEDAEKVSFANLKSILEGFLKHMFGDIEVRFRPSFFPFTEPSAEVDISCIFCHGKGCRVCKQTTWLEVLGCGVVDPNVFKAVGYKNVSGYAFGLGVERFAMLLHRVPDLRSLFEGDLRLLEQFK; from the coding sequence TTGCAAGATTTCGTTAATAAAATCAAAAATGAAATTTCAACGCTTGATGATTTGGAAAAAGTCAGAGTTGAAATTTTTGGCAAAAAGGGCATCTTGGCGCAAGGTTTTGCAAAGCTAAAAGAGCTTGGCGAAGATGAGAAAAAGGAATTTGCAGCAAATTTAAACAAGCAAAGAGATGAGCTTGGCGCGCTAATAGAAGCTAAAAAGGCTGAGCTTAGCGAGCAAGAGATAGATAACAAGATGAAAAAAGAAGCCGCTGATATCACTCTATTTAATGAGCCAGTGGCTAGCGGGGCACTTCATCCTGTGATGGCCACGATGGATAAGATAATTGAATACTTTTTAGCGCTAAATTTCTCACTTGAAACTGGGCCGCTTATAGAAGATGATTTTCACAACTTTGAAGCGCTAAATTTACCAAAATACCACCCAGCAAGGGCTATGCAAGATACATTTTACCTAGATGATTTTAGACTTTTAAGGACGCATACGAGCCCAGTTCAGGTGCGAACTATGCTAAATCAAAAGCCACCTATTCGCATGATAGCGCCAGGTACTGTCTTTAGACGTGATATGGATTTAACGCATACACCGATGTTTCACCAGGTCGAAGCCCTTGTGGTGGAGGATGCTGAGAAAGTTAGCTTTGCAAATTTAAAATCAATACTTGAGGGCTTTTTAAAGCACATGTTTGGCGATATTGAAGTGCGTTTTCGCCCTAGCTTCTTTCCATTTACGGAGCCTAGCGCAGAGGTTGATATTAGTTGTATATTCTGCCACGGCAAGGGTTGCAGGGTGTGCAAGCAGACTACTTGGCTTGAGGTGCTTGGATGCGGAGTCGTTGACCCAAATGTATTTAAGGCAGTTGGCTATAAAAATGTAAGTGGATACGCTTTTGGTCTTGGCGTTGAGAGATTTGCGATGTTGCTTCATAGAGTGCCTGATCTAAGGTCGCTTTTTGAGGGAGATTTAAGATTGTTGGAGCAGTTTAAATGA
- a CDS encoding histidine triad nucleotide-binding protein encodes MTIFEKIVAGEIPCNKVLESEKFLAFNDINPKAPIHILIIPKKHYKNFQEMDPVLMGEMTKFIQEVATLMGVDKSGYRLITNCGENGGQEVMHLHFHLLGGAKLGWSEGVADPQSTF; translated from the coding sequence ATGACCATATTTGAAAAGATCGTAGCTGGTGAAATTCCTTGCAACAAAGTGCTTGAAAGCGAGAAATTTCTAGCTTTCAACGACATAAACCCAAAAGCACCGATCCACATCCTAATCATCCCAAAAAAACACTATAAAAATTTCCAAGAAATGGATCCAGTTTTAATGGGAGAGATGACAAAATTTATCCAAGAAGTGGCGACCTTAATGGGCGTTGATAAGAGCGGATATCGCCTCATCACAAACTGCGGTGAAAACGGCGGTCAAGAAGTTATGCATCTACATTTTCACCTGCTTGGCGGAGCGAAGCTTGGCTGGAGCGAAGGCGTAGCTGATCCACAAAGCACATTTTAA